One genomic segment of Devosia sp. includes these proteins:
- a CDS encoding transglycosylase domain-containing protein, whose product MARRKKTILRYLRIPLGILAVLVAIPLLLTPLYLFVQPVSVPMLMRMVTGQPVTRTWREIEDISDRLKASVILSEDGQFCRHFGVDLGALRVEVENYLAGRDTRGASTITMQVARNLFLWNGQSAVRKGLEVPIAAYIDLVMPKHRIMEIYLNIAEWGPSGEFGIAAGAARAFGREPQNLDWRTASLLAVTLPNPILRDPARPSQGLLRVAAIVEDRARQYGERAACVGENGRLAL is encoded by the coding sequence ATGGCCCGACGAAAGAAAACCATTCTGCGATATCTGCGCATTCCCCTCGGCATTCTTGCCGTGCTCGTGGCTATTCCGCTGCTGCTGACGCCGCTCTATCTGTTCGTGCAGCCAGTATCCGTGCCGATGCTGATGAGAATGGTGACGGGCCAGCCGGTGACGCGAACCTGGCGCGAAATCGAGGACATATCGGATCGGCTGAAAGCGTCCGTCATCCTGTCGGAGGATGGGCAGTTTTGCCGGCATTTTGGGGTGGACCTGGGCGCCCTGCGTGTCGAGGTCGAGAATTATCTGGCCGGACGCGACACGCGGGGCGCCTCCACCATCACCATGCAGGTCGCCCGCAACCTGTTCCTGTGGAACGGTCAAAGTGCCGTTCGCAAGGGGCTCGAAGTGCCGATCGCCGCCTATATCGACCTCGTCATGCCCAAGCACCGGATCATGGAAATCTACCTCAACATCGCCGAGTGGGGGCCTTCGGGAGAGTTCGGAATAGCGGCCGGCGCTGCGCGGGCCTTCGGCCGCGAACCGCAGAACCTGGACTGGCGCACGGCGAGCCTTTTGGCTGTCACCCTGCCCAATCCGATCCTGCGCGACCCGGCGCGTCCGAGCCAGGGCCTGCTGCGGGTTGCCGCCATTGTCGAGGATCGGGCCCGTCAATATGGCGAGCGTGCCGCCTGTGTCGGCGAAAACGGTCGGCTGGCCCTGTGA
- a CDS encoding GNAT family N-acetyltransferase has product MNPSLDEVLNLDLPCLEAPEGGPLDADAHREALTRSLERSKWAHVRRDGQLVAYGYLWPLSDDVWFVGGLAIHPHYRNASVTAELARAMSGLVRAVGAVRLESHVRRGNKASLRLHERLGFVVTRESDRAVALRADSAALLARLPG; this is encoded by the coding sequence ATGAACCCCTCGCTGGACGAGGTGTTAAACCTGGACCTTCCGTGTCTTGAAGCACCCGAGGGCGGGCCGCTGGATGCTGATGCCCATCGCGAGGCCCTGACGCGGTCGCTTGAGCGTTCGAAATGGGCACATGTCCGTCGCGACGGGCAGTTGGTTGCCTATGGCTATCTCTGGCCGCTTTCCGATGACGTGTGGTTCGTTGGCGGACTCGCCATTCACCCCCACTATCGCAATGCATCGGTTACGGCCGAACTGGCCCGGGCCATGTCGGGCCTTGTGCGGGCGGTCGGTGCGGTGCGGCTCGAAAGCCATGTCCGGCGGGGCAACAAGGCGTCGTTGCGCCTTCACGAGCGCCTGGGTTTCGTGGTGACCCGGGAAAGCGACCGCGCCGTGGCCCTCAGGGCCGACAGCGCAGCGCTCCTGGCGCGGCTGCCGGGCTAG
- a CDS encoding polyprenyl synthetase family protein has translation MYDFAADSADCARSVEAGLAEVLTGTPLSGPGPVPDRLVGAMRHGSLEGGKRLRPLLVRQAAAIFSVPRDIALRAGLAVEMVHCYSLIHDDLPAMDDDDLRRGRPTVHKAYDEATAILAGDALLTQAFAMLADPECHPDADIRIRLVAELAAGSGAGGMAGGQMRDIEGESGGLSETDIALMQSMKTGALIRASVRMGAILGGAEPRALSALTAYAEAAGRAFQLADDILDVTATVETMGKATGKDADAGKQTLVARLGIDGARKTLDGIVNEALLALRTFGPKADGLRATARYFAAREK, from the coding sequence ATGTACGATTTTGCCGCCGACAGCGCCGATTGCGCCCGATCCGTCGAGGCCGGGCTTGCCGAAGTGCTGACCGGCACCCCGCTGTCCGGGCCCGGCCCCGTCCCGGACCGGCTGGTCGGCGCCATGCGCCATGGCAGCCTCGAGGGCGGCAAGCGCTTGAGGCCCCTGCTGGTCCGACAGGCTGCGGCGATCTTTTCCGTCCCGCGCGACATAGCGCTCAGGGCCGGTCTCGCCGTGGAAATGGTGCACTGCTATTCCCTCATCCACGATGACCTGCCGGCCATGGACGATGACGACCTGCGCCGGGGCCGTCCGACCGTACACAAGGCCTATGACGAGGCGACCGCAATCCTCGCCGGGGATGCCCTTTTGACCCAGGCCTTTGCCATGCTGGCCGACCCGGAATGTCACCCCGACGCCGATATCCGCATTCGCCTCGTCGCCGAACTGGCGGCCGGCTCGGGTGCGGGCGGCATGGCCGGTGGCCAGATGCGCGACATCGAGGGGGAAAGCGGCGGTCTCAGCGAAACCGACATTGCCCTGATGCAGTCGATGAAGACCGGCGCCCTGATCCGTGCCTCGGTCCGCATGGGCGCCATTCTGGGCGGCGCCGAACCGCGGGCCCTGTCTGCGCTAACCGCTTATGCCGAAGCCGCCGGGCGCGCCTTCCAGCTCGCCGACGACATTCTCGACGTCACCGCGACAGTCGAAACCATGGGCAAGGCCACCGGCAAGGATGCCGATGCCGGCAAACAGACCCTGGTGGCCCGGCTGGGCATCGACGGGGCGCGAAAAACGCTCGATGGCATCGTCAATGAGGCGCTGCTGGCGCTGCGCACATTTGGCCCGAAGGCCGACGGATTGCGGGCCACGGCCCGCTACTTCGCGGCGCGGGAGAAATAG
- the rpmF gene encoding 50S ribosomal protein L32, with the protein MAVPKRKTSPMKRGFRRSADAIANPTYVEDKDSGELRRPHHVDLKTGMYRGRQILAAKN; encoded by the coding sequence ATGGCTGTGCCAAAACGCAAGACCTCGCCGATGAAGCGCGGTTTCCGCCGCTCGGCCGACGCGATCGCCAACCCCACCTATGTCGAAGACAAGGATTCGGGTGAGCTGCGTCGTCCCCATCACGTGGATCTCAAGACCGGCATGTATCGCGGTCGCCAGATTCTCGCGGCAAAGAATTAA
- a CDS encoding PACE efflux transporter yields the protein MRNTADRIRHAISFEVIGILLATPLAAFAFHLPGGDSAVVIVASATVAMLWNYVYNLGFDHIMVKVRGSTEKSTAIRVMHAVLFELGLLALMLPAIAWYLGISLWQALIMDIALAAFYMVYAFVFNWAYDRVFPLPEWRENGV from the coding sequence ATGCGCAACACCGCAGACCGTATTCGTCACGCCATCTCCTTCGAAGTGATCGGCATTCTCCTGGCGACGCCGCTTGCCGCCTTCGCCTTCCATCTGCCCGGTGGAGACAGCGCCGTCGTGATCGTGGCCAGCGCCACGGTCGCCATGCTGTGGAACTATGTCTACAATCTCGGCTTCGATCACATCATGGTCAAAGTGCGGGGCAGCACCGAGAAATCCACCGCCATCCGCGTGATGCATGCCGTGCTTTTCGAACTCGGGCTTCTGGCGCTCATGTTGCCGGCTATCGCCTGGTATCTTGGGATCAGCCTCTGGCAGGCCCTGATCATGGATATCGCCCTGGCAGCCTTCTACATGGTCTATGCCTTCGTCTTCAACTGGGCCTATGACCGGGTGTTTCCGCTGCCTGAATGGCGGGAGAACGGGGTCTAG
- a CDS encoding MOSC domain-containing protein has protein sequence MARLVSVNVGVPTNIPGTGTLTGIYKQPVSGPVKIETGGLAHDVIADRHHHGGADQAVYIYFLADYAYWAGEGIEPEPGLFGENLTIDGPDSKTCCVGDRLAMGEVILEVTYHRTPCMTFAAKMGDPRWLKRFHKARRSGAYCRVIRPGTVEAGMDISITPYAGERISVAELMGFDGVADIPRDFMTRALTTPIRAKTRFKYENRLAALF, from the coding sequence ATGGCGAGACTGGTCAGTGTCAATGTCGGCGTTCCAACCAATATTCCCGGCACGGGGACCCTGACCGGCATCTACAAGCAGCCGGTATCCGGCCCGGTGAAGATCGAGACAGGCGGCCTTGCGCACGACGTCATCGCCGACCGTCACCATCACGGCGGCGCCGATCAGGCCGTCTATATCTACTTCCTTGCGGACTATGCCTATTGGGCCGGCGAGGGCATCGAGCCGGAGCCTGGCCTGTTTGGCGAGAATCTCACCATTGATGGACCGGACAGCAAGACCTGCTGCGTCGGCGACCGGTTGGCGATGGGCGAGGTTATTCTCGAGGTGACCTACCATCGAACCCCCTGCATGACCTTTGCCGCCAAGATGGGAGACCCGCGCTGGCTCAAGCGCTTTCACAAGGCGCGGCGGTCCGGGGCATATTGCCGGGTCATCCGGCCGGGAACGGTAGAGGCCGGCATGGATATTTCTATCACGCCCTATGCCGGCGAACGCATTTCCGTTGCCGAGCTCATGGGCTTTGATGGCGTGGCCGATATTCCCCGCGACTTCATGACCCGCGCACTGACCACCCCCATCCGCGCCAAAACCCGCTTCAAGTACGAAAACCGCCTCGCCGCCCTGTTCTGA
- a CDS encoding YbaK/EbsC family protein produces the protein MSRQSVQSDLANRAPDLAVIVTEASTATVQLAAETHGVQPGQIAKTLCIRVKDEEFLLVTRGDARLDNQKSKTAFGGRPRMLGAEDVLRLTGHQVGGVCPFGLPAPLPIFLDTSLRIYDIVIPAGGDTHSSVKLSVERLENLCGGKWVDACQLPE, from the coding sequence ATGAGCCGTCAATCCGTTCAGTCCGATCTGGCCAATCGCGCCCCCGATCTTGCCGTCATCGTCACCGAGGCCTCCACCGCGACGGTGCAACTGGCCGCCGAGACCCATGGCGTGCAGCCCGGCCAGATCGCCAAGACCTTGTGCATTCGCGTCAAGGATGAGGAGTTTCTGCTGGTGACACGCGGCGACGCGCGTCTCGACAACCAGAAATCCAAGACCGCCTTTGGCGGCAGGCCCCGCATGTTGGGCGCCGAAGATGTATTGCGCCTCACCGGACATCAGGTCGGCGGTGTCTGCCCCTTCGGGCTGCCAGCGCCGCTGCCCATTTTCCTCGATACTTCGCTCCGCATCTACGACATCGTCATCCCCGCTGGTGGGGATACGCACAGCTCGGTCAAGCTGAGCGTCGAGCGTCTGGAAAACCTGTGCGGCGGCAAATGGGTCGATGCATGCCAGCTTCCGGAATAG
- a CDS encoding 50S ribosomal protein L11 methyltransferase codes for MPASGIDASFADYVRTRFVLTPLSYRPDIALYGPTPGSGLTAFLGRLGRTEAPPYWAYGWAGGAALVLYLNDNPQDVAGRSVLDFGAGSGLVGIAAAMAGATVTAYEPDPLGQLALTLNAGANGVSIAQGNATTATEVVLAGDVFYDASVAAVTLPLLEAHAARGARVIVGDPFRRDLPRTMLEQIGEYMVPDMGGGEVAAGIFTLPPANI; via the coding sequence ATGCCAGCTTCCGGAATAGATGCGTCCTTCGCCGACTATGTGCGCACGCGCTTCGTTCTGACACCCCTTTCCTATCGTCCCGATATTGCGCTCTATGGCCCGACGCCCGGCAGCGGCCTCACCGCCTTTCTGGGCCGTTTAGGTCGTACCGAAGCCCCACCCTACTGGGCCTATGGCTGGGCCGGCGGAGCAGCGCTGGTGCTTTACCTCAATGACAATCCTCAGGACGTCGCCGGCAGGTCCGTGCTGGATTTTGGTGCGGGATCGGGCCTTGTCGGCATTGCTGCCGCCATGGCGGGCGCTACCGTGACCGCCTACGAGCCCGACCCGCTCGGCCAACTGGCGCTGACCCTTAATGCCGGGGCCAATGGCGTCAGCATTGCGCAAGGCAATGCAACCACGGCGACCGAGGTGGTGTTGGCCGGCGATGTCTTTTACGACGCCAGCGTTGCCGCCGTGACGCTCCCCCTGCTTGAGGCCCACGCGGCGCGCGGCGCCAGGGTCATCGTCGGTGACCCGTTTCGCCGCGATCTGCCACGGACGATGTTGGAGCAAATCGGCGAATACATGGTCCCGGACATGGGCGGCGGCGAGGTTGCTGCCGGCATATTCACCCTGCCGCCCGCGAATATCTGA